DNA sequence from the Vicia villosa cultivar HV-30 ecotype Madison, WI linkage group LG3, Vvil1.0, whole genome shotgun sequence genome:
CTTTTGAAAGAGTTGTAAAATTGTTCAGTTGATTACGAAGGAGGTGAGTCTTTAGATGAGAAAAGTGAGATATCAGCTCTAGTAGATTTGGTGTCAAGATGTGTGAGATTGAGAGATGAAGTCTTTGTTAGTATGTCTTTCTTGTATTTTTCAAGATGCAACTCGTGTTCAAGGAGTAAAACTTAAACCTCATCAAGACCAAGAATATCAAACTTATTTTTAGTTGAAGCTATTACTAGCGCATAATCAGAAGGTAACCCTTCTATAATCACATCAATGTGGTGACTTTCAAAAACAAGATCTCTAGTTGATGCTAATGCAATACATAGTTTTGAGAATTCAAAGAAGACACACTTTTAACCTCGCACCTTCAAGTTTGTTCCCACATGGTGGTGGCGGAGGAGGTGTGAGATCCACCTTAGATCAAACTACCTGACTGATAGCATATTAGATTAGAGAGAATGATAAAGTAGAttctaatttgcaatttttttcttTCACCACCAGTATCGGGCCCATTGGACCGCCTAATCTAGTTCGGGGTCAGTTttgacatcaagtggtttcagTTTTCTCTCGATCGTAGTTGCGGGGAATCGAACCATGATCCTCTCTACCAAATTCAACGTCAATCACCACTAAATCAACAAACGATTGGTCCTAATTTGCAATTTTGTTGAAAGTGTTTTTCATAGTTTCAAAATAAGTTACAACGATGCACTTGTAAAATCCTTGCTATTGCATGTTGTATCTATCGGTTACTAGCATGTGTCAGTTACTAATAATTAACTGTATGAATTAACACATAGCTATAGCATGTCAGTAACTTGACATGTGTAaaggttgtcagaatcgagtttttaccttgactcgttttacctaggtaaaatcgaaacgtaaaatcgaaacgtaaaatcatagagtttacctcatattaaaattatattaaatttatatatacggCATATGTATACTTAGATAATAttataaatacattaattatttaaaattttaacttaattataaagtaaaaattcactatataattataataaagcgTAATCTTCACAAATTTGTATCAAACTACATAAATTGTCCACCAAATCATAAAATATAACATCTAAAAGATTATAAAGAAAATAATAGTTTCATAAGTTGTCCGAgttcaaaaaaaataaatcttttcattttcatcttcaacataaacaaaagttcAAGGCTTCTACAACGCCATCTTCATTAGAATATTCATATACGACTTAATTAAATTCATCTCCAAATGTTAaagattatttaatattataaccaagatacaaatatgaataaaattaaaaatttatagagaaaattttatggggcaaaatataaaatttgatttataaattttgactaaaaaaaagtaaaatcaggtcaaagagtaaaatctaacgattttacatgattttacaCGATTTCACCGATTTCAGGACGATTTAAATCACGTAAAATCGTTCCGTAATACGATTTTACATAAAAAGGTTTTTACCTGCGATTTAACACGAAATGCTCACCTAGAAACGTGAAATCTATAGAGTTTAGgttttaaatcgagattttaacaACCAATGCATGTGTTAGTTACTACTAATTAACTGTATGATATTACAAGTGTCAATAAACTATAACAAGTAAGGAAGGAAAAATAAGAAACTATTTCATTTTCAAGGTTCAACTCACCATTACAATAAACTATAACAAGTATTATAATAATAGAAGTGAACCATACAATAatacaatataaatatttttccTTAAAATAAAATAGTCTTACAACTATGTACTATATTCCCTCCTTCAATATTCATCTCTTCACACAAGCTGCATCAGAAATAGTGTGTCATAAAACTCTCAAATCATGTTGATCATACACAAAATCACTGCAATCTTACTATTGAATCAATAGATAGTCTTGAATGGCTTAAAAACTTTAAGATCAAGAAAAATCCCAGCAATAGAACCAACTGTAGCTGCTATAGTAATTACAAGACAAGCACCACTAAGCAATTGAAGACAAATCCATTTTGTGCTCCACTTTGGTATTTTCTTTTGAAGTATATACATCTCCACTGGAAAATAAACACTTAGAGGCCAAAATCCAAGTGCACCAAGAAGTCCAACAATATCATTGAAGAATGGAAGAAGCATCGATACCAAAGTTGTCACTATCACAAAAACTGTCCTCCAAACCAATCTGAAAAGGTTGAGTTTATACATTTCTAAACCCGGTATCGGAATCTTTATGTTCTTGTTCATAAAATAACTGTCCGGGAATCTTTTCGCCGCGTAATTTTCCACGAAAGCATAAAGGGGTTGACAATAAACTTGGTATGCACCAATAAGGTGGATCACTATGGCAGCATTGGCTATGTCAAGGAGCCAAAATGGGTTATAGAATCCAAAACCGGTTAAAAGATTTCCTGGACTTGAATTTCCAAATGCTGCGTATCCGAAACAACCACATAACATGTAGAAAAATGTTGTCACTATAACGCTGACTAGTGTAGCCTTCTTCATTACTTTCGACTCTGACGGAGGTGGTGCTTTTACTGTGTCctgttttataatataatataatttttcaaaattttgttcGACTTATAAGGTGAGGAGTGtcgttatttataaaaaaaatatagaaaaaaaagtATAAAAGGAATACCTGAATTTCTATAAGAATCATGGAGAATGAGTAAGCAAAAGCTATGTCTCCAAGAGCTTGCAAACTCCCCCAAGTTTTCTGAGCTTTTGTCACATTATTTATCCCACTCAAAGTTCCAGCAAACTTTTTGTTCTCTATTATATTATTGtccaaatattttcataaatatatataataaaatttatgcaAAAATAGAAGGCAAACGATCAATAAACTGCGTGTTATAGACGATAAAAACAGAGAAATGATACATACCTATAACTTTTCCGATTCCAAGGCCAAGACCAATTGTCGAATATGTAAAGGACATAACTGCAGCAACAATAGAAAGCCACCATAACTGATCAAAATCTGGAATTTGAGAGAATATAATTTGCACCGCACCAAATGCAATCATGTAAATGTTGCTGTTCATATGACATGGATCTTTTCCTCCACTCCTATGGAAACAATTCGACCTTTCAATTGCCCTGTTTCATACACAAATCAAAGCGAATTAGATCATTAATTTTCCTTCAAATTGAATTTCTTAGATAAAATTTCAATGAAATTAATTAACTTACATCATGCTTATGGCAGAAGCTACGGTGTATCCAATTGCGACCCCAACAAGATTGAGATACTGAATTATCCCACATAACTGGACTTGAATACCACCTGAACAATCATAAAACATAAATTTTCAAACTCTGATATAtaactcaatttttttaaaaaatgattatcTTGGCTGGTGATTAATAATTTACCGAAATTTGAATTAACAACTTCCATGTAAGTGTAGTTTCTCTTGCCCTTCTCGGGATCGCcattacgataacattcacaaagAAGAACGGAAGTGTAATAAGTAACCCAAGCAAAGAGAATCATGACAACAGGTCCAGCAATCCATCCAAGCTGAGCTATAGCCCAAGCTAGAGACAGTACTCCAGAGCCAATCACTGCTGTTATTATATGGGAACTTGCAGTCCAAGAAGTGCCTgcataacaatatattagaatttgagTCGAGCCTAACTCAGCGCGACTGAGTAAAAGACAAATAGAAGAAAAAAGACTAATAGATTACCGGTTCGTTTGACGCGACCATCGTCATCGAAAAACTTAGAGTCTAGTGGTTGATCAATGGATGATACATCAAATGTTTGGTGATGATGATTTGTGTTACCATTGGTTTCAACAACCATTTTTGTTATAACAAAAGAAACTAATTAGGCTTAAGAGAGTAATTATTGTTGAATTTAGTGAACACCGAGATGGAGTATAAAGATGGTAAATAATTAAGAATTTATTACGAGGAAGAAGCTTGTGTAATTAGAAAGTTAAATTAATGAAAGTGAGCATATGAAAGTCAAGAAAACGAGTTTAATAATGAGAGTTAGGAAGTTCAGGCGAAAATGGTGATGATAGAAGTCAAAGATAGATTAAGGAAGAGACACAAAGAGGTTGTTGTGTGTATGTGTATGTGTTTCTTCTCTTTGAAGAGACTTGCTTTATAATAATACTAGAGAGTTGAATAAACGTGTGAGTAGTTTATTATGCAGTGAAGGAAGATGGTGTAGGGGTTATATATAGTATAAAGGAGAGAGAGAAAAGGTCATTTTTGTATTTGGATTAATTGGTGTGGCATCTTCTATGGCCATGTAAGTTGTGAATGCAATTAATGGGAAAAAGGAGAGAATGGGAATTCTTGTGTAAGTGGGTTGTTCAACCGGAGAGATAGAATGGTGTGGGAAATAAAGAAATTATCCCAATAAATTAATAATGTGAAATGTAATTTTTTATATGTGTTCAATTAAAATTTCTCgtgtttaattaatattaaaatattattagttaAATTAAATGTGAGCGAGTTGTATATAATGGATTGAATCCCCttactataatattttttatattatttatagtaagaatttaattggaatacactGACGGTGTAAAGAAATTTTACACTGTCGGTGAATTACAACTgttaatttgttgaaagtatttgattttattttaatttatttaaaagtaatataattgagtgattatgatgcattgatagtgtaaattttttttacacataATACATAACAATTAAACTCTTATAGTAAATGAGTTGTTTGATTAATTgacaatattattaaaaaaaaaaatatttattttatgaaagtAGTAATATACCACTAGTTGACATGATTGATTGCGAAAATCCtattttcttaaatttatttCTCATTTTTAAATAGCGTgtgatataattatatatattatacaaCCATTAGGGTAGGATAGTGAATAGTATCCAATGTTTCTTCATTCTCCACGCCAATGAATTCAATTAAAATTAGATATCGAACTTTAATACTCACTACACTCCTTATGGAGAAACATACctataaaattaaacaaatcatTTAgtaaaacatataatatattatacTATCTTTAAACAATTTAGTTATTCATAAATATGATCGTATCTGATCAGACGGATCGTCAAGATCTGCAACATGTTGAATCTTTGTGAATTAAAGGGATGTACCTGTAAGATACTCCGATGTTAAAGTGAGAAGCGAGCGCAATCAGGGTGCAAGTACAAGGTAAGAGTGAGAATGAATGAAGtaacctgaccctctagtgaaagagggtaatTATAGCCTCCAACGCTGGGCCTAAATCTCCGCATTGGACTGGATGCCCATGCCCAATTTGGAGACTGTCAGGATTCTACGTGTAATGGAGACCAGCACGTGGTCCCTATCCTGGTCAACCGCTCCGAAGTACAAGGGAAGACGCGACCTTTTCGGGAGTGCGTGGACTCTGCCTTTTCCGGAGGATTAGGTGGTAAAGAAACCCTACGAGGAGAAGGGTCCTCGGCGAAGAGGATAGGAGGAGCTGCTCACAGAGAGTGCCTGCCCGAGACCTCTTAGGCCGTCTAGCTCGGTCTACGTCCTGCTCGAGGGACTTGTGGACTTGCCAGGCTGAACTAGCACGGAGAATGCCCGACTGGAGCCTTACTCTTGGATTAGGCTGATCTTGGACCTTTCGCTGTATTTGGGCCAGGAGACGGCCAATAAGTCCAGAACAATTATACCATCTTTAAACAATTTAGTTATTCATAAATATAttatctaaaaatatattttacatacaatataattatttagataaaaaatagtgtatttttgtatagaaaagggtacaaaattttataaagaatttattattttgtaatttGTAACTATACAGTAGTACAAATTTTAATGCACATACAAAAGAGACGGCTATTTTTTCATGTTATATtaccaattttaaaataatttcttaaaGTTGATGATATATCAAAATACACTACAAAAAAAGTGCTCCCCAGCGACACATATTAGCGACGTGGCTGTCACGTGGGTATTTATTGCCTCTAGCGACGTGACTACCACGTCGCCAactgtttttaattttaaaataactttataaACATAAAGTAAGGATGAGTCAGACGTTGGGTTACGTGAATAAAGTTGCGACGTGGGTCAAACGTCGCTACATTAAatgtataaattataaatttaaaaagcaATAACGTTCACATGGGGGGAGACTGGGGGgagattcaaattttaaaaaattaagtagTGACGTTGTAAACACGTCGCAACATTTAAAACGTTATATTGAATTGACTAGGTGACAGGATTTATGGCAGAGACATTAATTAAATGTTACCGTTTGCTTGTTGCGACGTGTTTACCATGTGGCAACTAGCGAAATTAAATTCACGTCGCTACATTGGGTATAAATCAATGCAATTCACTTCACTCCACCACACCTTCGTTgcagaacaagaacaacaataactTCATCCCCAAAACAAGGACAACAACTTCAATCTCCCAAAATCCAACTCCAATTGcatcaatccaaatatttttttgatatcaAAGGTAATGAAGAGGTTGAACAAGTattatgttataattttattctttattctgttattaatttttgatttttttttggtatagttttagtagattgaagaaggaggagagtagattgaagaaggaggagtagattgaagaagaggtaagtaattaaaatatatttttagtgtaATTTATAATGATTTTTGGGTTAGATATATGGTATATATTTTTGGGATACATTTATTAAAATAGATTTATAATGTGTTTGTATAAATTGTAAAACTATTAGAaataaattgatatattaaaattattataatgtgttttaaaaaaattgatatattaaaattgtttttagtataatttttattaatatttttattaaaactatacaaacattattatatattatatattaaaactattaatattatacaaacattaaaattattaaagttgtttttagtatattgatatattaaaactattattaaaattattatatatattataatattttacagtatataaaatagattattataaatattaatataaatttaaaaagaatataatagttatatatattataaagttttcatttttaagaatataatataaatatatactataaagttctcactttaaaaaatatatttttataacttaaataaattttatatatgtaaaactaatataatagttatatattataaagttttcatttttaatttttattatatatattatttattataatgagaaatattatactaaaaaaaattttaataaaaaacaaaatatgtatatgtatatcatATTTTTAGTAGATTTATTAATTAAGATATGAATGTGTTTGTATATAGATTTATAATGTGTTTGTATAAATTGTAAAACTATTAGAaataaattgatatattaaaattgttataatgtgttttaaaaaaattgatatattaaaattgtttttagtataacttttattaatatttttattaaaactatacaaacattattatatattatatattaaaactattaatattatacaaacattaaaattattaaagttgtttttagtatattgatatattaaaactattattaaaattattatatatattataatattttacagtatataaaatagattattataaatattaatataaatttaaaaagaatataatagttatatatattataaagttttcatttttaagaatataatataaatatatactataaagttctcactttaaaaaatatatttttataacttaaataagttttatatatgtaaaactaatataatagttatatattataaagttttcatttttaatttttattatatatattatttattataatgagaaatattatactaaaaaaattttaataaaaaacaaaatatgtatatgtatatcatatatttaataaaaacattttttatttttattttttattttattcatatataatagatttaaaactgaatttgtatatatgttataaaaacataatatgcatgtgtttgtatatttccaaatataatagtaatatttcttatttcttattttttatttttattactatatatgtaacaaaaacataagagtagtatttttattaaataatatttctaatatatgtagtttaaaatgtgtagttaaaaaaaattattttatggttAAATATGTTCAATATAACgcgtgtagttaaaaatattagtagtattgttacTAAATAATAGttttaagaatagtaaatattaactagtatacgtctaagaaGAATATTAAGTTGATTAGTATTCTAACTCcaaatgacaatgattgtataaatgtgcagtatggaatattatcggtattatcgtagttggatgtacgatagaacatttccaggaagaatgggacttaaacccaattttatagtaggagttgaagggtttataagttgggcgtttgctcaggaattatgtcgaagcgaaggaggagttaggtgtccctgtcttaaatgtgaatgtagaccaataattagtgacccacaggaaataacagctcatttgcatagaaggggtttcattgcaaattattgggtttggacgtttaacggtgaagaactgcctagtaacgtacaagagactagcaactctcatgcttcaagtagtcggccgcctgtggaatatgaggaaaactttaatctgattggtgacatggttgaggatgcttttggtgtgaacgtgacctatgatgagcctgaagattttggtggggaagagttgccgaatgaggaagcgcagaaattttatcagttgttgaatgagatgaatacgccgttgtttgatggatcgtctgaGTCAAAGTTATCAATttgtgtgagattgttggccgccaaggcaaattggaatgttcctgatcagtgtttggaattcttcgtaaagatgatgttggactcaactgtaatgaaagacaacttgcctacaacattttatgaagcaaagaagttggtgtcgaagttgggcttaagagtaagaaagattgattgttgcattaatggttgtatgttgttctacgacaatgagtttggtactcaagatgggttgttggaggaatgtaagttttgtgagagtccaagatataaagttcccagtagagccgttaacactaatcaagaccgtgtagcagtaaagtccatgttttatcttccaataataccaaggttaaaaagaatgtttgcttcaatgcacagtgcaagtcaaatgacatggcatcacacaaataacacaagtccaggcactatgaggcatccatctgatggcgaggcatggaagcattttgatcgaatgcatcctgattttgccgcagaacctagaaatgtcaggcttggattatgctcggATGGATTTACTCCCTATGTCCAAGGGTCGGGAAccgcatattcttgttggccagttattgtaaccccttacaacctccctcctgagatgtgcatgacaaaaccatacatgtttttgacgtgcgtcattccaggaccttcgagtccaaaagcaggaattgatgtgtatttacaacctttaattgatgatttgaagagattgtggattggagaatggacttatgatatatcacgtaaagaAAACTTTATAATGCGAGCTTctttgatgtggaccatcaacgactttccagcatatggcatgttgtctggttggggtacgcatggcaaaatgggttgtccgcattgcatgggaaacaacaaagggttcacgttggataaaggtgggaaaagctcgtggtttgactgtcaccgaagattcctaccacgaaatcactcctatagaagaaacatgacaaactttaaaaaagatgtacgagtgaaagattcgcctccgcctcgattgtcaccatgggctatatgggaacaagttagtgagctaccaaaatttacagatactggcaaataatgccgaattgaaggatacggagtcacgcacaattggacaaaaagaagtatattttgggacctcccgtattggaaggataacttgttgcgccataatctagatgttatgcatattgagaagaattttttgataatgtatttaacacagtgatggatgtgaaaggcaaaacaaaagataatgaaaaggccagacaagacatggaaaaatggtgtaacagaagagagttggagttgaagcctctaccgaatggaaagttattaaaacccaaggcttgtttcactttgacttcccaagaagctaaagctgtttgtcgatggctaaaagatttgagaatgcccgatgggtattcatcaaatttatcaaggtgtgctgaccctaacactgggaagttgcatggaatgaaaagtcacgattgtcacattttcatggaacaattgttaccaattgcatttggctcgctacccaaacatgttcttgatccactgactgaaattagtcagttttttagagatatttgtgcgtcagctttaaaagtggaagacatcatgaagttggaccaaaacattgcaatcattctttgtaagttggaacaagtatttccgcctggtttctttgactcaatggaacatttacctgtgcatcttgcatatgaagcctttcttggtggaccagttcaatataggtggatgtatccgtttgaaaggttcatgggtgattcaaagcgatcagtgaagaataaagcaagagttgaaggttctatatgtgcacattacctgcatcgagaaacatcacatttttgcagtcattatttcaatcacttgatgttaactcctagaaccatacggaatccggtaaatgtcaaccagaggagtcaattcaccttatcagtattcggtcttccaggtcgaccttctggaaaaaagagtgtgcattggttaacccagaaagaaatgcaatccgcacatgtccatgtcttgatcaactgcgtcgaagttaaacaataccttgagtaagtttacccaatagttttttacctttgttgacaatgtctgtataccaaacttatttaacttatggtgtatattttgtagggaatttaacaatgcctattttcatagtaccggtgtacaatcaacatccggcgtcattcatgctgaatttcccttatggttcaagcaaagattgtctaccgtgtttccaccaactccagaaatactccatttgagaaacttggcagaaggccctatccaaagcgcaaatgaatggcacacatacttcgtgaacggatataagtttcacactgaggcatggaccgaagggaaaaaaaccataaacagtggtgtatttgtaaaaggagttacagaaggtggtgaagatgacttttatggagttattaaacatatctacgagttggtataccattacatggattcagaaaataaagttgtcttgttttattgtgaatggtatgatccaagtagaggcacaaaaatagacaggtcatacggtactgttgagattcaaatgaaccggaaatacaaagagtatgatcctttc
Encoded proteins:
- the LOC131655705 gene encoding amino acid permease 3-like, which translates into the protein MVVETNGNTNHHHQTFDVSSIDQPLDSKFFDDDGRVKRTGTSWTASSHIITAVIGSGVLSLAWAIAQLGWIAGPVVMILFAWVTYYTSVLLCECYRNGDPEKGKRNYTYMEVVNSNFGGIQVQLCGIIQYLNLVGVAIGYTVASAISMMAIERSNCFHRSGGKDPCHMNSNIYMIAFGAVQIIFSQIPDFDQLWWLSIVAAVMSFTYSTIGLGLGIGKVIENKKFAGTLSGINNVTKAQKTWGSLQALGDIAFAYSFSMILIEIQDTVKAPPPSESKVMKKATLVSVIVTTFFYMLCGCFGYAAFGNSSPGNLLTGFGFYNPFWLLDIANAAIVIHLIGAYQVYCQPLYAFVENYAAKRFPDSYFMNKNIKIPIPGLEMYKLNLFRLVWRTVFVIVTTLVSMLLPFFNDIVGLLGALGFWPLSVYFPVEMYILQKKIPKWSTKWICLQLLSGACLVITIAATVGSIAGIFLDLKVFKPFKTIY